One segment of Panicum virgatum strain AP13 chromosome 1K, P.virgatum_v5, whole genome shotgun sequence DNA contains the following:
- the LOC120642773 gene encoding probable fucosyltransferase 8: MDVKRSRSPRAPAEGEDDKKRAGWRGGGGVRPEMVLVGFLLTLPLLFLVFGGRWGSGSFPSSSPSTPTVAARNVAAGGRGATPQSKKEPEAVTPKNISAPTTSSPSPDKLLGGLLSAAFDESSCQSRYRSNLYRKPSPFPLSPYLAQKLRKYEAYHKKCGPGTKRYRRAVKQLKSGRNADHSECKYVVWFPCNGLGNRMLTIASTYLYALLTDRVLLTHVAPEQEGLFCEPFPGSSWVLPGDFPENNPHKLHIGAPESYANMLKSGAVRNDGDPSGVPASSLPPYVYLHIEQFQLKLSDNVFCDEDQAVLAKFNWMVLKSDSYFAPALFLTPMFEAELARMFPRKEAVFHHLGRYLFHPTNRVWGIISRYYEAYLARVGEKIGFQIRIFPEKPIKFENMYDQLMRCIREQRLLPELAGAGAEPPANHTAAGGKVKAVLIASLYSGYYEKIRGMYYESPTRNGEVVAVFQPSHEEQQQYTSNEHNQKALAEIYLLSYCDKIAMSAWSTFGYVAYSFAGVKPWILLRPDWDKEVSAVACVRSASVEPCLHSPPQLGCRARRDVDAAAVKPYVRHCEDVQFGLKLFDT; encoded by the exons ATGGACGTGAAGCGGTCGCGGAGCCCGCGGGCTCCGGCCGAAGGCGAGGACGACAAGAAGCGCGCcggctggcgcggcggcggcggcgtccgcccggAGATGGTGCTGGTCGGCTTCCTCCTCACGCtgcccctcctcttcctcgtctTCGGCGGCCGCTGGGGCAGCGGCTCCTTCCCCTCGTCCTCCCCGTCTACGcccaccgtcgccgcccgcaacgtcgccgccggcggccgcggcgccacgCCGCAAAGCAAAA AAGAACCAGAAGCTGTTACTCCGAAGAACATCTCGGCACCAACCACATCATCTCCATCCCCGGACAAGCTTCTGGGAGGATTGCTCTCGGCGGCATTCGACGAATCCTCCTGCCAGAGCCGCTACAGATCGAACCTCTACCGGAAGCCATCCCCGTTCCCGCTCTCCCCCTACCTCGCGCAGAAGCTGCGCAAGTACGAGGCCTACCACAAGAAGTGCGGGCCGGGGACCAAGCGCTACCGGCGCGCCGTCAAGCAGCTCAAGTCCGGTCGCAACGCCGACCACTCCGAGTGCAAGTACGTGGTGTGGTTCCCCTGCAACGGCCTCGGCAACCGCATGCTCACCATCGCCTCCACCTACCTGTACGCGCTGCTCACCGACCGGGTGCTCCTCACCCACGTCGCGCCGGAGCAGGAGGGCCTCTTCTGCGAGCCGTTCCCGGGCAGCTCGTGGGTGCTCCCGGGGGACTTCCCGGAGAACAACCCGCACAAGCTCCACATCGGCGCGCCGGAGAGCTACGCCAACATGCTCAAGAGCGGCGCCGTCCGCAACGACGGCGACCCCAGCGGCGTGCCGGCGTCGTCGCTGCCGCCCTACGTGTACCTCCACATCGAGCAGTTCCAGCTCAAGCTCTCCGACAACGTCTTCTGCGACGAGGACCAGGCGGTGCTCGCCAAGTTCAACTGGATGGTGCTCAAGTCCGACAGCTACTTCGCGCCGGCGCTGTTCCTGACGCCCATGTTCGAAGCGGAGCTCGCGAGGATGTTCCCGCGGAAGGAGGCCGTGTTCCACCACCTGGGACGGTACCTCTTCCACCCGACCAATAGGGTGTGGGGCATCATCTCGAGATACTACGAGGCGTACCTGGCCAGGGTGGGCGAGAAGATCGGGTTCCAGATCCGGATCTTCCCGGAGAAGCCGATCAAGTTCGAGAACATGTACGACCAGCTGATGAGGTGCATCAGGGAGCAGCGGCTGctgccggagctcgccggcgccggcgctgagcCGCCGGCGAACCACACGGCGGCGGGGGGGAAGGTGAAGGCCGTCCTGATCGCGTCCCTCTACTCGGGGTACTACGAGAAGATCCGGGGCATGTACTACGAGAGCCCCACCAGGAACggggaggtggtggcggtgTTCCAGCCCAGCcacgaggagcagcagcagtacaCGTCGAACGAGCACAACCAGAAGGCGCTGGCGGAGATCTACCTGCTGAGCTACTGCGACAAGATCGCCATGAGCGCGTGGTCCACCTTCGGGTACGTGGCCTACAGCTTCGCCGGCGTGAAGCCGTGGATCCTGCTCCGGCCGGACTGGGACAAGGAGGTCTCCGCGGTGGCGTGCGTCCGGTCGGCGTCCGTGGAGCCGTGCCTGCACTCGCCGCCCCAGCTCGGGTGCCGGGCCAGGAGGGACGTCGACGCGGCCGCCGTCAAGCCCTACGTCCGGCACTGCGAGGACGTCCAGTTCGGCCTCAAGCTGTTCGACACCTAA